The following are encoded in a window of Alosa sapidissima isolate fAloSap1 chromosome 12, fAloSap1.pri, whole genome shotgun sequence genomic DNA:
- the pde4cb gene encoding cAMP-specific 3',5'-cyclic phosphodiesterase 4D isoform X4, giving the protein MSEGFWECGSPNARTQPIRLKPRSGPSSPAGGSPRMSPRNSPLLFRKLLMNRSITLQRRFTLAYPPSFDVENGLSVGRSPLDPQASPSSGLVLQANYPHSQRRESFLYRSDSDFDLSPKTMSRNSSTTSELHGEDMIVTPFAQVLASLRTVRSNFALLTHLQDHIGNKRPSGNKPPASCKPHLPDEACQKLAVETLEELDWCLDQLETLQTRHSVSEMASNKFKRMLNRELTQLSETSRSGNQVSEFIASTFLEKQHDVEILSAPAKEKEKNRLPMCQISGVKKLTRSPSLLPTAIPRFGVSTDHEGRLAKELEDINRWGLDVFKVAEYSGNRPLTVVMYSIFQERDLLKTFKIPTDTFLTFMMTLEAHYHSDVAYHNSIHAADVVQSTHVLLSRPALEAVFTDLEIMAALFASAIHDVDHPGVSNQFLINTNSELALMYNDASVLENHHLAVGFKLLQEENCDIFQNLSRKQRHSLRKMAIDMVLATDMSKHMNFLADLKTMVETKKVTSLGVLLLDNYSDRIQVLQNMVHCADLSNPTKPLEIYRQWTDRIMVEFFTQGDRERDNAIEISPMCDKHNASIEKSQVGFIDYIVHPLWETWADLVHPDAQDILDTLEDNREWYQSMIPRSPSPEECADSDGRSGGQGGGGSSLSSSGVDKFQFELTLEEEGESDSEAPQEEMSPSGGELSPASPSSSRTTGPALGLLSGSVSCGQGQQRTFLPAEPATGFQARDGSDNELEQDTNGLSCLRLGT; this is encoded by the exons TTTTGACGTTGAGAATGGCTTGTCAGTGGGCCGCAGTCCGCTGGACCCCCAGGCGAGCCCAAGCTCGGGGCTGGTCCTGCAGGCCAACTACCCCCACAGCCAGCGCCGTGAGTCCTTCCTGTACCGGTCCGATTCTGACTTCGACCTGTCGCCCAAGACCATGTCCCGCAACTCCTCCACCACCAGCGAGCT ACACGGAGAAGACATGATCGTCACACCTTttgcacag GTTCTGGCCAGTCTACGAACTGTTAGAAGCAACTTCGCTCTTCTGACTCACCTACAGGATCACATTGGCAACAA GAGACCATCTGGAAACAAACCTCCCGCCTCGTGCAAGCCACACCTGCCAG ATGAGGCGTGTCAGAAGCTGGCCGTGGAGACGCTGGAGGAGCTGGACTGGTGTCTGGACCAGCTGGAGAcgctgcagacgcgccactccGTCAGTGAGATGGCCTCCaacaag TTTAAAAGGATGCTGAACAGAGAGCTGACTCAGCTATCTGAGACCAGCCGCTCAGGAAACCAGGTGTCCGAATTCATCGCCAGCACTTTCTTAG agaaGCAGCACGACGTGGAGATCTTGTCTGCACCTGccaaagagaaggagaagaatcGTCTGCCCATGTGTCAGATCAGCGGTGTGAAGAAGCTCACGCGCAGCCCCAGCCTGCTGCCCACCGCCATCCCCCGCTTCGGGGTCAGCACCGACCACGAGGGCCGCCTCGCCAAG GAGTTGGAGGACATTAACCGATGGGGCCTAGATGTCTTCAAGGTGGCGGAATATTCCGGGAATCGGCCTCTGACGGTGGTGATGTACTCCATATTCCAG GAGCGAGACTTGCTCAAGACCTTCAAGATCCCCACAGACACCTTCCTGACATTCATGATGACCCTGGAGGCCCACTACCACTCTGACGTGGCGTACCACAACAGCATCCACGCAGCGGACGTAGTTCAGTCCACTCATGTGCTCCTCTCCAGACCTGCGCTCGAG GCGGTGTTCACTGACCTCGAGATCATGGCGGCCCTGTTTGCCAGTGCCATACATGACGTGGACCACCCAGGGGTGTCCAACCAGTTCCTCATCAACACGA ATTCGGAGCTGGCGCTGATGTACAACGACGCGTCGGTGCTGGAGAATCACCACCTGGCCGTGGGCTTCAAGCTGCTGCAGGAGGAGAACTGCGACATCTTCCAGAACCTGAGCAGGAAGCAGAGGCACTCACTGCGCAAGATGGCCATCGACATG GTGTTGGCCACAGATATGTCCAAACACATGAACTTCCTGGCCGACCTGAAGACCATGGTGGAGACCAAGAAAGTGACCAGCCTAGgcgtgctgctgctggacaACTACTCGGATCGCATACAG GTCCTGCAGAACATGGTGCACTGTGCAGACCTGAGCAACCCCACGAAGCCTCTGGAGATCTACCGGCAGTGGACGGACCGCATCATGGTGGAGTTCTTCACCCAGGGCGACCGCGAGCGGGACAATGCCATTGAGATCAGCCCCATGTGCGATAAACACAATGCCTCCATCGAGAAGTCGCAG GTGGGCTTCATCGACTACATCGTCCACCCGCTGTGGGAGACCTGGGCGGACCTGGTGCACCCAGACGCCCAGGACATCCTGGACACGCTGGAGGACAACCGGGAGTGGTACCAGAGCATGATCCCCCGCAGCCCATCGCCCGAGGAGTGCGCGGACAGCGACGGGCGCTCGGGCGGCCAGGGAGGGGGCGGCTCCAGCCTCAGCTCCTCGGGCGTCGACAAGTTCCAGTTCGAGCTGAcgctggaggaggagggcgaGTCCGACTCCGAGGCGCCCCAGGAGGAGATGTCTCCGTCGGGGGGAGAGCTCTCGccagcctccccctcctcctccagaaCTACGGGGCCGGCGCTGGGGCTTCTGAGCGGGTCGGTGTCCTGCGGTCAAGGCCAGCAGAGGACGTTCCTGCCCGCTGAGCCCGCCACAGGGTTCCAGGCCAGAGACGGCAGCGACAACGAACTCGAGCAGGACACCAACGGGCTATCGTGCCTGCGGCTCGGGACATAG
- the pde4cb gene encoding cAMP-specific 3',5'-cyclic phosphodiesterase 4D isoform X6, translating into MASNKFKRMLNRELTQLSETSRSGNQVSEFIASTFLEKQHDVEILSAPAKEKEKNRLPMCQISGVKKLTRSPSLLPTAIPRFGVSTDHEGRLAKELEDINRWGLDVFKVAEYSGNRPLTVVMYSIFQERDLLKTFKIPTDTFLTFMMTLEAHYHSDVAYHNSIHAADVVQSTHVLLSRPALEAVFTDLEIMAALFASAIHDVDHPGVSNQFLINTNSELALMYNDASVLENHHLAVGFKLLQEENCDIFQNLSRKQRHSLRKMAIDMVLATDMSKHMNFLADLKTMVETKKVTSLGVLLLDNYSDRIQVLQNMVHCADLSNPTKPLEIYRQWTDRIMVEFFTQGDRERDNAIEISPMCDKHNASIEKSQVGFIDYIVHPLWETWADLVHPDAQDILDTLEDNREWYQSMIPRSPSPEECADSDGRSGGQGGGGSSLSSSGVDKFQFELTLEEEGESDSEAPQEEMSPSGGELSPASPSSSRTTGPALGLLSGSVSCGQGQQRTFLPAEPATGFQARDGSDNELEQDTNGLSCLRLGT; encoded by the exons ATGGCCTCCAACAag TTTAAAAGGATGCTGAACAGAGAGCTGACTCAGCTATCTGAGACCAGCCGCTCAGGAAACCAGGTGTCCGAATTCATCGCCAGCACTTTCTTAG agaaGCAGCACGACGTGGAGATCTTGTCTGCACCTGccaaagagaaggagaagaatcGTCTGCCCATGTGTCAGATCAGCGGTGTGAAGAAGCTCACGCGCAGCCCCAGCCTGCTGCCCACCGCCATCCCCCGCTTCGGGGTCAGCACCGACCACGAGGGCCGCCTCGCCAAG GAGTTGGAGGACATTAACCGATGGGGCCTAGATGTCTTCAAGGTGGCGGAATATTCCGGGAATCGGCCTCTGACGGTGGTGATGTACTCCATATTCCAG GAGCGAGACTTGCTCAAGACCTTCAAGATCCCCACAGACACCTTCCTGACATTCATGATGACCCTGGAGGCCCACTACCACTCTGACGTGGCGTACCACAACAGCATCCACGCAGCGGACGTAGTTCAGTCCACTCATGTGCTCCTCTCCAGACCTGCGCTCGAG GCGGTGTTCACTGACCTCGAGATCATGGCGGCCCTGTTTGCCAGTGCCATACATGACGTGGACCACCCAGGGGTGTCCAACCAGTTCCTCATCAACACGA ATTCGGAGCTGGCGCTGATGTACAACGACGCGTCGGTGCTGGAGAATCACCACCTGGCCGTGGGCTTCAAGCTGCTGCAGGAGGAGAACTGCGACATCTTCCAGAACCTGAGCAGGAAGCAGAGGCACTCACTGCGCAAGATGGCCATCGACATG GTGTTGGCCACAGATATGTCCAAACACATGAACTTCCTGGCCGACCTGAAGACCATGGTGGAGACCAAGAAAGTGACCAGCCTAGgcgtgctgctgctggacaACTACTCGGATCGCATACAG GTCCTGCAGAACATGGTGCACTGTGCAGACCTGAGCAACCCCACGAAGCCTCTGGAGATCTACCGGCAGTGGACGGACCGCATCATGGTGGAGTTCTTCACCCAGGGCGACCGCGAGCGGGACAATGCCATTGAGATCAGCCCCATGTGCGATAAACACAATGCCTCCATCGAGAAGTCGCAG GTGGGCTTCATCGACTACATCGTCCACCCGCTGTGGGAGACCTGGGCGGACCTGGTGCACCCAGACGCCCAGGACATCCTGGACACGCTGGAGGACAACCGGGAGTGGTACCAGAGCATGATCCCCCGCAGCCCATCGCCCGAGGAGTGCGCGGACAGCGACGGGCGCTCGGGCGGCCAGGGAGGGGGCGGCTCCAGCCTCAGCTCCTCGGGCGTCGACAAGTTCCAGTTCGAGCTGAcgctggaggaggagggcgaGTCCGACTCCGAGGCGCCCCAGGAGGAGATGTCTCCGTCGGGGGGAGAGCTCTCGccagcctccccctcctcctccagaaCTACGGGGCCGGCGCTGGGGCTTCTGAGCGGGTCGGTGTCCTGCGGTCAAGGCCAGCAGAGGACGTTCCTGCCCGCTGAGCCCGCCACAGGGTTCCAGGCCAGAGACGGCAGCGACAACGAACTCGAGCAGGACACCAACGGGCTATCGTGCCTGCGGCTCGGGACATAG
- the pde4cb gene encoding cAMP-specific 3',5'-cyclic phosphodiesterase 4D isoform X2, translating into MERRRESLGTGWPDPSYAVRRRFSGPVHLPPLSRRHSAMEARRMYLPHLEAIYKAALVMDNQGLDTIPDTSQLGFDVENGLSVGRSPLDPQASPSSGLVLQANYPHSQRRESFLYRSDSDFDLSPKTMSRNSSTTSELHGEDMIVTPFAQVLASLRTVRSNFALLTHLQDHIGNKRPSGNKPPASCKPHLPDEACQKLAVETLEELDWCLDQLETLQTRHSVSEMASNKFKRMLNRELTQLSETSRSGNQVSEFIASTFLEKQHDVEILSAPAKEKEKNRLPMCQISGVKKLTRSPSLLPTAIPRFGVSTDHEGRLAKELEDINRWGLDVFKVAEYSGNRPLTVVMYSIFQERDLLKTFKIPTDTFLTFMMTLEAHYHSDVAYHNSIHAADVVQSTHVLLSRPALEAVFTDLEIMAALFASAIHDVDHPGVSNQFLINTNSELALMYNDASVLENHHLAVGFKLLQEENCDIFQNLSRKQRHSLRKMAIDMVLATDMSKHMNFLADLKTMVETKKVTSLGVLLLDNYSDRIQVLQNMVHCADLSNPTKPLEIYRQWTDRIMVEFFTQGDRERDNAIEISPMCDKHNASIEKSQVGFIDYIVHPLWETWADLVHPDAQDILDTLEDNREWYQSMIPRSPSPEECADSDGRSGGQGGGGSSLSSSGVDKFQFELTLEEEGESDSEAPQEEMSPSGGELSPASPSSSRTTGPALGLLSGSVSCGQGQQRTFLPAEPATGFQARDGSDNELEQDTNGLSCLRLGT; encoded by the exons TTTTGACGTTGAGAATGGCTTGTCAGTGGGCCGCAGTCCGCTGGACCCCCAGGCGAGCCCAAGCTCGGGGCTGGTCCTGCAGGCCAACTACCCCCACAGCCAGCGCCGTGAGTCCTTCCTGTACCGGTCCGATTCTGACTTCGACCTGTCGCCCAAGACCATGTCCCGCAACTCCTCCACCACCAGCGAGCT ACACGGAGAAGACATGATCGTCACACCTTttgcacag GTTCTGGCCAGTCTACGAACTGTTAGAAGCAACTTCGCTCTTCTGACTCACCTACAGGATCACATTGGCAACAA GAGACCATCTGGAAACAAACCTCCCGCCTCGTGCAAGCCACACCTGCCAG ATGAGGCGTGTCAGAAGCTGGCCGTGGAGACGCTGGAGGAGCTGGACTGGTGTCTGGACCAGCTGGAGAcgctgcagacgcgccactccGTCAGTGAGATGGCCTCCaacaag TTTAAAAGGATGCTGAACAGAGAGCTGACTCAGCTATCTGAGACCAGCCGCTCAGGAAACCAGGTGTCCGAATTCATCGCCAGCACTTTCTTAG agaaGCAGCACGACGTGGAGATCTTGTCTGCACCTGccaaagagaaggagaagaatcGTCTGCCCATGTGTCAGATCAGCGGTGTGAAGAAGCTCACGCGCAGCCCCAGCCTGCTGCCCACCGCCATCCCCCGCTTCGGGGTCAGCACCGACCACGAGGGCCGCCTCGCCAAG GAGTTGGAGGACATTAACCGATGGGGCCTAGATGTCTTCAAGGTGGCGGAATATTCCGGGAATCGGCCTCTGACGGTGGTGATGTACTCCATATTCCAG GAGCGAGACTTGCTCAAGACCTTCAAGATCCCCACAGACACCTTCCTGACATTCATGATGACCCTGGAGGCCCACTACCACTCTGACGTGGCGTACCACAACAGCATCCACGCAGCGGACGTAGTTCAGTCCACTCATGTGCTCCTCTCCAGACCTGCGCTCGAG GCGGTGTTCACTGACCTCGAGATCATGGCGGCCCTGTTTGCCAGTGCCATACATGACGTGGACCACCCAGGGGTGTCCAACCAGTTCCTCATCAACACGA ATTCGGAGCTGGCGCTGATGTACAACGACGCGTCGGTGCTGGAGAATCACCACCTGGCCGTGGGCTTCAAGCTGCTGCAGGAGGAGAACTGCGACATCTTCCAGAACCTGAGCAGGAAGCAGAGGCACTCACTGCGCAAGATGGCCATCGACATG GTGTTGGCCACAGATATGTCCAAACACATGAACTTCCTGGCCGACCTGAAGACCATGGTGGAGACCAAGAAAGTGACCAGCCTAGgcgtgctgctgctggacaACTACTCGGATCGCATACAG GTCCTGCAGAACATGGTGCACTGTGCAGACCTGAGCAACCCCACGAAGCCTCTGGAGATCTACCGGCAGTGGACGGACCGCATCATGGTGGAGTTCTTCACCCAGGGCGACCGCGAGCGGGACAATGCCATTGAGATCAGCCCCATGTGCGATAAACACAATGCCTCCATCGAGAAGTCGCAG GTGGGCTTCATCGACTACATCGTCCACCCGCTGTGGGAGACCTGGGCGGACCTGGTGCACCCAGACGCCCAGGACATCCTGGACACGCTGGAGGACAACCGGGAGTGGTACCAGAGCATGATCCCCCGCAGCCCATCGCCCGAGGAGTGCGCGGACAGCGACGGGCGCTCGGGCGGCCAGGGAGGGGGCGGCTCCAGCCTCAGCTCCTCGGGCGTCGACAAGTTCCAGTTCGAGCTGAcgctggaggaggagggcgaGTCCGACTCCGAGGCGCCCCAGGAGGAGATGTCTCCGTCGGGGGGAGAGCTCTCGccagcctccccctcctcctccagaaCTACGGGGCCGGCGCTGGGGCTTCTGAGCGGGTCGGTGTCCTGCGGTCAAGGCCAGCAGAGGACGTTCCTGCCCGCTGAGCCCGCCACAGGGTTCCAGGCCAGAGACGGCAGCGACAACGAACTCGAGCAGGACACCAACGGGCTATCGTGCCTGCGGCTCGGGACATAG
- the pde4cb gene encoding cAMP-specific 3',5'-cyclic phosphodiesterase 4C isoform X5 — translation MNRDKFFTRRTLPSIYGTARRHSCIGFDVENGLSVGRSPLDPQASPSSGLVLQANYPHSQRRESFLYRSDSDFDLSPKTMSRNSSTTSELHGEDMIVTPFAQVLASLRTVRSNFALLTHLQDHIGNKRPSGNKPPASCKPHLPDEACQKLAVETLEELDWCLDQLETLQTRHSVSEMASNKFKRMLNRELTQLSETSRSGNQVSEFIASTFLEKQHDVEILSAPAKEKEKNRLPMCQISGVKKLTRSPSLLPTAIPRFGVSTDHEGRLAKELEDINRWGLDVFKVAEYSGNRPLTVVMYSIFQERDLLKTFKIPTDTFLTFMMTLEAHYHSDVAYHNSIHAADVVQSTHVLLSRPALEAVFTDLEIMAALFASAIHDVDHPGVSNQFLINTNSELALMYNDASVLENHHLAVGFKLLQEENCDIFQNLSRKQRHSLRKMAIDMVLATDMSKHMNFLADLKTMVETKKVTSLGVLLLDNYSDRIQVLQNMVHCADLSNPTKPLEIYRQWTDRIMVEFFTQGDRERDNAIEISPMCDKHNASIEKSQVGFIDYIVHPLWETWADLVHPDAQDILDTLEDNREWYQSMIPRSPSPEECADSDGRSGGQGGGGSSLSSSGVDKFQFELTLEEEGESDSEAPQEEMSPSGGELSPASPSSSRTTGPALGLLSGSVSCGQGQQRTFLPAEPATGFQARDGSDNELEQDTNGLSCLRLGT, via the exons TTTTGACGTTGAGAATGGCTTGTCAGTGGGCCGCAGTCCGCTGGACCCCCAGGCGAGCCCAAGCTCGGGGCTGGTCCTGCAGGCCAACTACCCCCACAGCCAGCGCCGTGAGTCCTTCCTGTACCGGTCCGATTCTGACTTCGACCTGTCGCCCAAGACCATGTCCCGCAACTCCTCCACCACCAGCGAGCT ACACGGAGAAGACATGATCGTCACACCTTttgcacag GTTCTGGCCAGTCTACGAACTGTTAGAAGCAACTTCGCTCTTCTGACTCACCTACAGGATCACATTGGCAACAA GAGACCATCTGGAAACAAACCTCCCGCCTCGTGCAAGCCACACCTGCCAG ATGAGGCGTGTCAGAAGCTGGCCGTGGAGACGCTGGAGGAGCTGGACTGGTGTCTGGACCAGCTGGAGAcgctgcagacgcgccactccGTCAGTGAGATGGCCTCCaacaag TTTAAAAGGATGCTGAACAGAGAGCTGACTCAGCTATCTGAGACCAGCCGCTCAGGAAACCAGGTGTCCGAATTCATCGCCAGCACTTTCTTAG agaaGCAGCACGACGTGGAGATCTTGTCTGCACCTGccaaagagaaggagaagaatcGTCTGCCCATGTGTCAGATCAGCGGTGTGAAGAAGCTCACGCGCAGCCCCAGCCTGCTGCCCACCGCCATCCCCCGCTTCGGGGTCAGCACCGACCACGAGGGCCGCCTCGCCAAG GAGTTGGAGGACATTAACCGATGGGGCCTAGATGTCTTCAAGGTGGCGGAATATTCCGGGAATCGGCCTCTGACGGTGGTGATGTACTCCATATTCCAG GAGCGAGACTTGCTCAAGACCTTCAAGATCCCCACAGACACCTTCCTGACATTCATGATGACCCTGGAGGCCCACTACCACTCTGACGTGGCGTACCACAACAGCATCCACGCAGCGGACGTAGTTCAGTCCACTCATGTGCTCCTCTCCAGACCTGCGCTCGAG GCGGTGTTCACTGACCTCGAGATCATGGCGGCCCTGTTTGCCAGTGCCATACATGACGTGGACCACCCAGGGGTGTCCAACCAGTTCCTCATCAACACGA ATTCGGAGCTGGCGCTGATGTACAACGACGCGTCGGTGCTGGAGAATCACCACCTGGCCGTGGGCTTCAAGCTGCTGCAGGAGGAGAACTGCGACATCTTCCAGAACCTGAGCAGGAAGCAGAGGCACTCACTGCGCAAGATGGCCATCGACATG GTGTTGGCCACAGATATGTCCAAACACATGAACTTCCTGGCCGACCTGAAGACCATGGTGGAGACCAAGAAAGTGACCAGCCTAGgcgtgctgctgctggacaACTACTCGGATCGCATACAG GTCCTGCAGAACATGGTGCACTGTGCAGACCTGAGCAACCCCACGAAGCCTCTGGAGATCTACCGGCAGTGGACGGACCGCATCATGGTGGAGTTCTTCACCCAGGGCGACCGCGAGCGGGACAATGCCATTGAGATCAGCCCCATGTGCGATAAACACAATGCCTCCATCGAGAAGTCGCAG GTGGGCTTCATCGACTACATCGTCCACCCGCTGTGGGAGACCTGGGCGGACCTGGTGCACCCAGACGCCCAGGACATCCTGGACACGCTGGAGGACAACCGGGAGTGGTACCAGAGCATGATCCCCCGCAGCCCATCGCCCGAGGAGTGCGCGGACAGCGACGGGCGCTCGGGCGGCCAGGGAGGGGGCGGCTCCAGCCTCAGCTCCTCGGGCGTCGACAAGTTCCAGTTCGAGCTGAcgctggaggaggagggcgaGTCCGACTCCGAGGCGCCCCAGGAGGAGATGTCTCCGTCGGGGGGAGAGCTCTCGccagcctccccctcctcctccagaaCTACGGGGCCGGCGCTGGGGCTTCTGAGCGGGTCGGTGTCCTGCGGTCAAGGCCAGCAGAGGACGTTCCTGCCCGCTGAGCCCGCCACAGGGTTCCAGGCCAGAGACGGCAGCGACAACGAACTCGAGCAGGACACCAACGGGCTATCGTGCCTGCGGCTCGGGACATAG
- the pde4cb gene encoding cAMP-specific 3',5'-cyclic phosphodiesterase 4C isoform X3: MDCTALSRETAGLAKPPKHLWRQPRTHIRIKQRYHSDTERYLSRNRTIEKLRPGLKKPRMSWPSSFPKRFDVENGLSVGRSPLDPQASPSSGLVLQANYPHSQRRESFLYRSDSDFDLSPKTMSRNSSTTSELHGEDMIVTPFAQVLASLRTVRSNFALLTHLQDHIGNKRPSGNKPPASCKPHLPDEACQKLAVETLEELDWCLDQLETLQTRHSVSEMASNKFKRMLNRELTQLSETSRSGNQVSEFIASTFLEKQHDVEILSAPAKEKEKNRLPMCQISGVKKLTRSPSLLPTAIPRFGVSTDHEGRLAKELEDINRWGLDVFKVAEYSGNRPLTVVMYSIFQERDLLKTFKIPTDTFLTFMMTLEAHYHSDVAYHNSIHAADVVQSTHVLLSRPALEAVFTDLEIMAALFASAIHDVDHPGVSNQFLINTNSELALMYNDASVLENHHLAVGFKLLQEENCDIFQNLSRKQRHSLRKMAIDMVLATDMSKHMNFLADLKTMVETKKVTSLGVLLLDNYSDRIQVLQNMVHCADLSNPTKPLEIYRQWTDRIMVEFFTQGDRERDNAIEISPMCDKHNASIEKSQVGFIDYIVHPLWETWADLVHPDAQDILDTLEDNREWYQSMIPRSPSPEECADSDGRSGGQGGGGSSLSSSGVDKFQFELTLEEEGESDSEAPQEEMSPSGGELSPASPSSSRTTGPALGLLSGSVSCGQGQQRTFLPAEPATGFQARDGSDNELEQDTNGLSCLRLGT, encoded by the exons TTTTGACGTTGAGAATGGCTTGTCAGTGGGCCGCAGTCCGCTGGACCCCCAGGCGAGCCCAAGCTCGGGGCTGGTCCTGCAGGCCAACTACCCCCACAGCCAGCGCCGTGAGTCCTTCCTGTACCGGTCCGATTCTGACTTCGACCTGTCGCCCAAGACCATGTCCCGCAACTCCTCCACCACCAGCGAGCT ACACGGAGAAGACATGATCGTCACACCTTttgcacag GTTCTGGCCAGTCTACGAACTGTTAGAAGCAACTTCGCTCTTCTGACTCACCTACAGGATCACATTGGCAACAA GAGACCATCTGGAAACAAACCTCCCGCCTCGTGCAAGCCACACCTGCCAG ATGAGGCGTGTCAGAAGCTGGCCGTGGAGACGCTGGAGGAGCTGGACTGGTGTCTGGACCAGCTGGAGAcgctgcagacgcgccactccGTCAGTGAGATGGCCTCCaacaag TTTAAAAGGATGCTGAACAGAGAGCTGACTCAGCTATCTGAGACCAGCCGCTCAGGAAACCAGGTGTCCGAATTCATCGCCAGCACTTTCTTAG agaaGCAGCACGACGTGGAGATCTTGTCTGCACCTGccaaagagaaggagaagaatcGTCTGCCCATGTGTCAGATCAGCGGTGTGAAGAAGCTCACGCGCAGCCCCAGCCTGCTGCCCACCGCCATCCCCCGCTTCGGGGTCAGCACCGACCACGAGGGCCGCCTCGCCAAG GAGTTGGAGGACATTAACCGATGGGGCCTAGATGTCTTCAAGGTGGCGGAATATTCCGGGAATCGGCCTCTGACGGTGGTGATGTACTCCATATTCCAG GAGCGAGACTTGCTCAAGACCTTCAAGATCCCCACAGACACCTTCCTGACATTCATGATGACCCTGGAGGCCCACTACCACTCTGACGTGGCGTACCACAACAGCATCCACGCAGCGGACGTAGTTCAGTCCACTCATGTGCTCCTCTCCAGACCTGCGCTCGAG GCGGTGTTCACTGACCTCGAGATCATGGCGGCCCTGTTTGCCAGTGCCATACATGACGTGGACCACCCAGGGGTGTCCAACCAGTTCCTCATCAACACGA ATTCGGAGCTGGCGCTGATGTACAACGACGCGTCGGTGCTGGAGAATCACCACCTGGCCGTGGGCTTCAAGCTGCTGCAGGAGGAGAACTGCGACATCTTCCAGAACCTGAGCAGGAAGCAGAGGCACTCACTGCGCAAGATGGCCATCGACATG GTGTTGGCCACAGATATGTCCAAACACATGAACTTCCTGGCCGACCTGAAGACCATGGTGGAGACCAAGAAAGTGACCAGCCTAGgcgtgctgctgctggacaACTACTCGGATCGCATACAG GTCCTGCAGAACATGGTGCACTGTGCAGACCTGAGCAACCCCACGAAGCCTCTGGAGATCTACCGGCAGTGGACGGACCGCATCATGGTGGAGTTCTTCACCCAGGGCGACCGCGAGCGGGACAATGCCATTGAGATCAGCCCCATGTGCGATAAACACAATGCCTCCATCGAGAAGTCGCAG GTGGGCTTCATCGACTACATCGTCCACCCGCTGTGGGAGACCTGGGCGGACCTGGTGCACCCAGACGCCCAGGACATCCTGGACACGCTGGAGGACAACCGGGAGTGGTACCAGAGCATGATCCCCCGCAGCCCATCGCCCGAGGAGTGCGCGGACAGCGACGGGCGCTCGGGCGGCCAGGGAGGGGGCGGCTCCAGCCTCAGCTCCTCGGGCGTCGACAAGTTCCAGTTCGAGCTGAcgctggaggaggagggcgaGTCCGACTCCGAGGCGCCCCAGGAGGAGATGTCTCCGTCGGGGGGAGAGCTCTCGccagcctccccctcctcctccagaaCTACGGGGCCGGCGCTGGGGCTTCTGAGCGGGTCGGTGTCCTGCGGTCAAGGCCAGCAGAGGACGTTCCTGCCCGCTGAGCCCGCCACAGGGTTCCAGGCCAGAGACGGCAGCGACAACGAACTCGAGCAGGACACCAACGGGCTATCGTGCCTGCGGCTCGGGACATAG